The proteins below are encoded in one region of Neodiprion virginianus isolate iyNeoVirg1 chromosome 7, iyNeoVirg1.1, whole genome shotgun sequence:
- the LOC124308950 gene encoding acyl-CoA-binding protein homolog, with protein MSLDEKFQSAAAAVKTLTKRPTDEELLELYAFFKQAIEGDNKTSKPGMLDLKGKAKWNAWDSKRGTSQDAAKEAYIKFVDTLLTKYK; from the exons AAATTCCAATCGGCCGCCGCGGCCGTAAAAACTTTAACAAAACGACCGACCGACGAAGAACTTCTCGAACTTTACGCTTTCTTCAAGCAAGCAATCGAAGGAGACAATAAAACCT CAAAGCCAGGCATGCTGGACCTCAAAGGAAAGGCGAAATGGAACGCGTGGGACAGCAAACGAGGTACATCGCAGGATGCGGCTAAAGAAGCGTACATTAAATTTGTCGACACATTGTTAACGAAGTACAAGTAG